In Pseudomonas lalkuanensis, the following are encoded in one genomic region:
- a CDS encoding LysR family transcriptional regulator — translation MDKLGAISMFVATADHGSFSRAAERLGKTPSALTKAVSHLEDDLGVLLFERSTRRTVLTEAGRVYLETARQVLQRLQDVGEEVSQLQYGLHGSLRLTAPLAFGRAFLDEVCVGFLAEYPQIRLRVDLSDDFVDLVESGYDLALREGRSDQPGMIARVVGSNRLALFASPAYLARNPLPVTPETLDQHDWLLYYHAALDRTWWWVERDGQRLSLPRPPTPRLGSDNHDLLMASALAGVGLYHVPLWSAAPYLTDGRLVRLMADYEIDPDAFGPQILAVYPSHRRATGKVLAFIDYLAGFLAERGLA, via the coding sequence ATGGATAAGCTCGGCGCCATCAGCATGTTCGTCGCCACGGCGGATCACGGCAGTTTCAGCCGTGCCGCCGAGCGACTGGGCAAGACCCCTTCGGCCCTGACCAAGGCCGTCAGCCATCTGGAAGATGACCTCGGCGTGCTGCTGTTCGAGCGCAGTACCCGGCGCACGGTGCTGACCGAGGCCGGACGGGTCTATCTGGAAACTGCCCGGCAGGTTCTGCAACGTTTGCAGGATGTTGGAGAGGAGGTGAGCCAGTTGCAGTACGGCCTGCATGGCAGCCTGCGGCTCACGGCGCCGCTGGCCTTCGGGAGGGCCTTTCTCGATGAGGTGTGCGTCGGCTTTCTCGCCGAGTACCCGCAGATCCGCCTGCGGGTGGACCTGTCCGATGATTTCGTCGATCTGGTGGAGTCCGGCTACGACCTGGCGTTGCGGGAGGGCCGCAGCGACCAGCCGGGGATGATCGCCAGGGTGGTCGGGAGCAATCGCCTGGCTCTGTTCGCCAGCCCGGCCTACCTTGCCCGCAACCCCCTGCCGGTGACGCCGGAAACCCTCGACCAGCACGACTGGCTGCTCTACTACCACGCTGCCCTGGACCGCACCTGGTGGTGGGTGGAGCGCGACGGCCAGCGCCTGAGTCTGCCCAGGCCGCCGACGCCACGCTTGGGCAGTGACAACCACGACCTGCTGATGGCCAGCGCCCTGGCTGGTGTCGGCCTCTACCACGTGCCGCTGTGGAGTGCTGCCCCCTACCTGACCGATGGCCGGCTGGTGCGCCTGATGGCCGACTACGAGATCGACCCCGACGCCTTCGGGCCGCAGATCCTCGCCGTCTACCCCAGCCACCGCCGCGCCACCGGCAAGGTGCTGGCGTTCATCGACTATCTGGCCGGTTTTCTTGCGGAGCGCGGGTTGGCGTGA
- a CDS encoding amidohydrolase has product MKGFTPTLLAMALAFSSMDSMAAADLVLLNGKLYTADPSQPSAQAMAVEDGKVLKVGTDAEIKALADASTQVIDLAGKRLLPGLIDTHSHAIFGGLEMTSANLDSEENVALADLEKRLRGWRDDGTARHGDILSVAGVSSTYWSKAEELGRIFNNGEWAKVPVVFMGSDHHTGWANQAMLDRAGVNAALVASLPEAEKGTVGTSKDGKPNGFVVDAGWDRIASAMPPVSPEELLRAGEAAVKYNNSQGITAWMDPAANAAPGEAIFALKPTEKSVGVLPAYKALADKGELSAHVAALLVANPKSRPADLDTLDKVRQRFQGIPNLTLPGIKVFADGVLEYPAQSAALIDPYNNSQKRGELLIDPAHFGELVSAADARGWLVHIHAIGDRAVRDSLNGIEQARKDRQSGIAHSITHLQLVNPKEFARFKPLDVIASMQLLWASGDEYTLDMVKPYVSAFAFRYQYPAHSLLQQGATIAGASDWPVSSPNPWQAIHQAISREGPKGVLNADERIDRETMLQAYTLNAARTIGLEQRIGSLTPGKQADFIILDRDVLSVADKDLAETRVLKTYFAGREVFSTPL; this is encoded by the coding sequence ATGAAAGGCTTCACGCCCACCCTGCTGGCCATGGCGCTGGCTTTTTCCTCGATGGACTCCATGGCGGCCGCTGACCTGGTGCTGCTCAACGGCAAGCTGTACACCGCCGATCCTTCGCAACCCTCGGCACAAGCCATGGCGGTAGAAGACGGCAAGGTGCTGAAGGTGGGCACCGACGCCGAAATCAAGGCCCTCGCCGACGCGTCCACCCAGGTCATCGACCTGGCGGGCAAGCGCCTTCTGCCGGGGCTGATCGATACCCACTCCCATGCCATCTTCGGCGGCCTGGAAATGACCTCGGCCAACCTCGACAGCGAGGAGAACGTGGCCCTGGCGGATCTGGAAAAACGCCTGCGTGGCTGGCGCGACGACGGCACGGCCCGCCATGGCGACATACTGAGCGTCGCCGGCGTGAGCTCCACCTACTGGAGCAAGGCCGAGGAACTGGGGCGCATCTTCAACAACGGTGAGTGGGCGAAGGTGCCGGTGGTGTTCATGGGCAGCGACCACCACACCGGCTGGGCCAACCAGGCCATGCTCGACCGCGCCGGGGTGAATGCCGCGCTGGTCGCCTCCCTGCCGGAAGCCGAAAAGGGCACCGTGGGCACCAGCAAGGACGGCAAACCCAACGGTTTCGTGGTGGATGCCGGCTGGGACCGCATCGCTTCCGCCATGCCGCCAGTCAGCCCCGAGGAGCTGCTGCGCGCCGGCGAGGCCGCGGTGAAATACAACAACAGCCAGGGCATCACCGCCTGGATGGACCCGGCCGCCAACGCCGCGCCAGGCGAAGCGATCTTCGCGCTCAAGCCCACCGAGAAGTCCGTCGGCGTGCTGCCGGCCTACAAGGCGCTGGCCGACAAGGGCGAGCTGAGCGCCCACGTCGCCGCGCTGCTGGTGGCCAATCCGAAGAGCCGCCCGGCCGACCTGGACACCCTGGACAAGGTGCGCCAGCGCTTCCAGGGCATCCCCAACCTGACCCTGCCCGGCATCAAGGTCTTCGCTGACGGCGTACTGGAATACCCGGCGCAGAGCGCGGCGCTGATCGACCCGTACAACAACTCGCAGAAACGCGGCGAACTGCTGATCGACCCGGCGCATTTCGGCGAGCTGGTGAGCGCGGCCGACGCACGAGGCTGGCTGGTGCACATCCACGCCATCGGTGACCGCGCGGTGCGTGATTCGCTCAACGGCATCGAGCAGGCGCGCAAGGATCGCCAGAGCGGCATCGCCCACTCCATCACTCACCTGCAACTGGTGAATCCGAAGGAGTTCGCCCGCTTCAAGCCGCTGGACGTGATCGCCTCCATGCAGCTGCTCTGGGCCTCTGGGGACGAGTACACCCTGGATATGGTCAAGCCCTACGTCAGCGCCTTCGCCTTCCGCTACCAATACCCGGCCCACTCGCTGTTGCAGCAGGGCGCAACCATCGCCGGCGCCAGTGACTGGCCGGTTTCCTCGCCCAACCCCTGGCAGGCGATCCACCAGGCCATCAGCCGCGAAGGCCCGAAAGGCGTGCTCAATGCCGACGAGCGCATCGACCGCGAAACCATGCTCCAGGCCTACACCCTGAACGCCGCCCGCACCATCGGACTGGAACAGCGGATCGGTTCCCTCACTCCCGGCAAGCAGGCCGACTTCATCATCCTCGACCGCGACGTGCTCAGCGTCGCCGACAAGGATCTGGCGGAAACCCGCGTCCTCAAGACCTACTTCGCTGGCCGCGAGGTCTTCAGCACCCCGCTCTAG
- a CDS encoding TorF family putative porin has translation MRRITLLALTLAPLACQAVQLNDDFALQIDLNLASDYRTRGISQTQNDPAAQAGATLLHSSGLYAGAWTSNVDYGFGLKTRQEVDYYAGWYWQASDEVNLDLGYIKYSYPKESQFNQSEVYAILGAFGFQLAAYYSNDASTVFGEDQDALYTYVGYETRLPMEVGLELRYGRMDFKDPMFWSTNGDSTDSYHEWQAKLTRDFVGVTWGLSYIDTDLSEAECTSNYGFTDVCTATWVASVSKSF, from the coding sequence ATGCGCCGCATCACGCTCCTCGCCCTCACCCTGGCCCCGCTCGCCTGCCAGGCCGTGCAACTGAATGACGACTTCGCCCTGCAGATCGACCTGAACCTCGCCAGCGACTACCGCACCCGAGGCATTTCCCAGACCCAGAACGATCCCGCTGCCCAGGCTGGCGCCACCCTGCTGCACAGCAGCGGCCTCTACGCCGGGGCCTGGACCTCGAACGTGGATTACGGCTTCGGCCTCAAGACCCGCCAGGAAGTGGACTACTACGCCGGCTGGTACTGGCAGGCCTCCGACGAGGTGAACCTGGACCTCGGCTACATCAAGTACAGCTATCCGAAGGAAAGCCAGTTCAACCAGAGCGAGGTCTACGCCATCCTCGGTGCCTTTGGATTCCAACTGGCGGCCTACTACTCCAATGACGCCTCCACCGTGTTCGGCGAAGACCAGGACGCGCTCTACACCTACGTCGGCTACGAGACCCGCCTGCCCATGGAGGTCGGCCTGGAACTGCGCTACGGACGGATGGACTTCAAGGACCCGATGTTCTGGTCCACCAATGGCGACAGCACTGACAGCTACCACGAGTGGCAGGCCAAGCTGACTCGCGACTTCGTGGGCGTCACCTGGGGCCTGTCCTACATCGATACCGACCTCTCCGAAGCCGAATGCACCAGCAACTATGGGTTCACCGACGTCTGCACGGCGACCTGGGTGGCGAGTGTGAGCAAGAGTTTCTGA
- a CDS encoding DMT family transporter: MKPADLVRLLSLAAIWGASFLFIRMLVPEIGALPTAFLRVLLSAIGLAVLLAVLRSDWDFRGKLGKTWVIGIVSSGVPAAMYALAAKVLPAGYSAIFNATTPLMGVLIGALFFAEKLTGTKAAGVLLGLAGVAVLTRTGPVAFDAQLLWGAAACLVATTCYGFAGFMTKRWITEAGGMDSGMVALGCQIGATLCLVPVFAWDAPRMPLEPLLQPGTWLALAALGFLCTSFAYILYFRLIANIGPVKTMTVTFLIPPFGVFWGVLLLGESVSMAHLQGGVLIALALWLVLKPAAVPAAVKSAG; encoded by the coding sequence ATGAAACCCGCCGACCTCGTTCGCCTGCTGAGCCTTGCCGCCATCTGGGGCGCCAGCTTTCTGTTCATCCGCATGCTGGTGCCGGAAATCGGCGCGCTGCCCACGGCCTTCCTGCGGGTTCTGCTGTCGGCCATCGGCCTGGCCGTGCTCCTCGCCGTGCTGCGCAGCGACTGGGATTTTCGCGGCAAGCTGGGCAAGACATGGGTGATCGGCATCGTCAGTTCCGGGGTTCCGGCGGCCATGTATGCCTTGGCAGCCAAGGTGCTGCCGGCCGGCTACTCGGCCATCTTCAATGCCACCACGCCGCTGATGGGGGTTCTGATCGGCGCGTTGTTCTTCGCCGAAAAACTCACCGGCACCAAGGCAGCTGGCGTGCTGCTGGGGCTGGCGGGCGTTGCCGTGCTGACCCGCACCGGGCCGGTGGCCTTCGACGCGCAATTGCTCTGGGGCGCAGCGGCCTGCCTGGTGGCCACCACCTGCTACGGCTTCGCCGGGTTCATGACCAAGCGCTGGATCACCGAGGCCGGCGGCATGGACAGCGGCATGGTGGCGCTGGGTTGCCAGATCGGCGCCACCCTGTGCCTGGTGCCGGTGTTCGCCTGGGATGCCCCGCGCATGCCACTGGAGCCCCTGCTGCAACCTGGCACCTGGCTGGCCCTGGCGGCGCTGGGTTTTCTCTGCACGTCGTTCGCCTACATCCTCTACTTCCGCCTGATCGCCAACATCGGCCCGGTGAAAACCATGACCGTGACCTTCCTGATACCGCCCTTCGGCGTGTTCTGGGGCGTGCTGCTGCTCGGGGAGTCCGTATCGATGGCGCACCTGCAAGGCGGCGTGCTGATCGCCCTGGCGCTGTGGCTGGTGCTCAAGCCCGCGGCGGTGCCGGCGGCGGTGAAATCGGCGGGGTAG
- a CDS encoding extracellular solute-binding protein yields MTGSFAPLLLTLAMSATAQAADTVKIYNWSEYIAPDTVANFSKETGIQASYDVYDSNETLDGKLMTGQSGYDVVVPSNHFMAKQIQAGALKKLDKSQLPNWKNLNPVLLKALEVNDPGNQYGFPYLWGSTGIGYNVDKVKAVLGDNAPVDSWDLFFKPENMEKLAKCGVAVLDNGPELLPITLNYLGLPHHSQKAEDYKTAQAELMKVRPYITYFHSSKYVSDLANGDICVAVGFSGDILQAATRAKEASNGVNIRYSTPREGSPMWFDMVAMPADAPDEAAGYAFLDYLLRPEVMAGISNSVRYANGNAAADPLVDAGIKADPAIYPPADVMKNLFALESMPPKIDRVRTRVWSAIKTGR; encoded by the coding sequence ATGACAGGTTCCTTCGCGCCCCTCCTTCTCACGCTGGCCATGTCCGCTACCGCCCAGGCAGCCGACACGGTGAAGATCTACAACTGGAGCGAATACATCGCCCCGGATACCGTCGCCAACTTCAGCAAGGAAACCGGCATCCAGGCCAGCTATGACGTCTATGACAGCAACGAGACCCTCGACGGCAAACTGATGACCGGCCAATCCGGCTACGATGTGGTGGTGCCGTCCAACCACTTCATGGCCAAGCAGATCCAGGCCGGTGCACTGAAGAAGCTGGACAAGAGCCAGCTGCCCAACTGGAAGAACCTCAACCCGGTGCTGCTCAAGGCGCTGGAAGTGAACGATCCGGGCAACCAGTACGGCTTCCCCTATCTCTGGGGCAGCACCGGCATCGGCTACAACGTCGACAAGGTGAAGGCGGTGCTGGGCGACAATGCCCCGGTGGATTCCTGGGACCTGTTCTTCAAGCCGGAGAACATGGAGAAGCTCGCCAAGTGCGGCGTCGCCGTGCTCGACAATGGCCCGGAACTCCTGCCCATTACCCTCAACTACCTGGGCCTGCCGCACCACAGCCAGAAGGCGGAGGACTACAAGACCGCCCAGGCCGAACTGATGAAGGTGCGCCCCTACATCACCTATTTCCACTCTTCGAAGTACGTCAGCGACCTGGCCAACGGCGACATCTGCGTGGCCGTCGGCTTCTCCGGCGACATCCTCCAGGCCGCCACCCGCGCCAAGGAAGCCAGCAACGGCGTGAACATCCGGTACTCCACGCCCAGGGAAGGCTCGCCCATGTGGTTCGACATGGTCGCCATGCCCGCGGATGCGCCCGACGAGGCGGCCGGTTATGCCTTCCTCGACTACCTGCTGCGTCCTGAGGTAATGGCCGGCATCAGCAACTCGGTGCGCTACGCCAACGGCAACGCTGCCGCCGATCCGCTGGTGGACGCCGGCATCAAGGCCGACCCGGCGATCTACCCGCCGGCTGACGTGATGAAGAACCTCTTCGCCCTGGAGTCCATGCCGCCGAAGATCGACCGCGTGCGCACCCGCGTGTGGAGTGCGATCAAGACGGGGCGTTGA
- a CDS encoding MFS transporter, giving the protein MLQSVSPKNDLPLDAEPEAKPRHGLFSPFAITAFRIIWIANLFANLGTWAQSVAAAWVVTEAHASPLLVAMIQVASALPLVLLSMLSGVLADNHDRRKIMLAGLCFEMSGAIFLSTIAFLGILDPILLIISILWISIGGAVTIPAWQAAVSEQVPGEMLGNAVLLNSVNYNVARAAGPALGGLMLSAVGPAWVFLFNCLCYLALIWAIWRWRRELPVRTLPPEGLFQGVVAALRFTQYSSVTRLVMLRSFSFGISASAVWALLPLLAHRNPDGDAAVYGYMLGALGAGAIGGSLLVNRGRLLIGTSRLISLAGLTFGLVMLLLGTLDSLWAIFPALLTGGICWIAAVASYNSAVQILVPDWVKARALALYQTAIYGGLALGSYLWGHLAESMGVKGALFSAGVLMIACAFLLYPRRLPELDASSIAHADSPQPGQPGFAFNPDRGSVLVTIEYRIPQERTRDFVRASRPLRRLRLRNGADRWALYRDAGDPELWQETMVVENWLQHLRMLDRLTIADKAIIDNLTMLHEGDGPPRVRHGVSYESGSYEPAQP; this is encoded by the coding sequence ATGCTCCAGTCCGTCTCCCCGAAAAACGACCTGCCCCTCGACGCCGAACCCGAAGCCAAGCCACGCCACGGACTGTTCAGCCCTTTCGCCATTACCGCGTTCCGCATCATCTGGATCGCCAACCTGTTCGCCAATCTCGGCACCTGGGCGCAATCGGTGGCCGCTGCCTGGGTGGTCACCGAGGCCCACGCCAGCCCGCTGCTGGTGGCGATGATCCAGGTGGCCTCCGCCCTGCCCCTGGTGCTGCTGTCTATGCTCTCCGGGGTTCTGGCGGACAACCACGACCGGCGCAAGATCATGCTCGCCGGGCTCTGCTTCGAGATGAGCGGCGCCATCTTCCTCAGCACCATCGCCTTCCTCGGCATCCTCGATCCCATCCTGCTGATCATTTCCATCCTCTGGATCAGCATCGGTGGCGCCGTCACCATTCCCGCCTGGCAGGCGGCGGTGAGCGAGCAGGTGCCCGGCGAGATGCTGGGCAATGCGGTGCTGCTCAACAGCGTCAACTACAACGTCGCGCGCGCCGCCGGCCCGGCACTCGGTGGGTTGATGCTCAGTGCCGTGGGCCCGGCCTGGGTGTTCCTGTTCAACTGCCTGTGCTACCTGGCGCTGATCTGGGCGATCTGGCGCTGGCGCCGCGAACTGCCGGTGCGCACCCTGCCGCCCGAGGGGCTGTTCCAGGGCGTGGTGGCCGCGCTGCGTTTCACCCAGTACTCCAGCGTCACCCGCCTGGTGATGCTGCGCTCGTTCTCCTTCGGCATTTCCGCCAGCGCCGTGTGGGCCCTGCTGCCGCTGCTGGCGCACCGCAACCCCGATGGCGACGCGGCGGTGTACGGCTACATGCTCGGCGCGCTGGGTGCCGGGGCCATTGGTGGCAGCCTGCTGGTGAACCGGGGACGGCTGCTGATCGGCACCAGCAGACTGATCAGCCTTGCCGGCCTGACATTCGGCCTGGTGATGCTGTTACTGGGCACGCTGGACAGCCTCTGGGCGATCTTCCCCGCCCTGCTGACGGGCGGAATCTGCTGGATCGCGGCAGTGGCCAGCTACAACTCGGCGGTGCAGATCCTGGTGCCGGACTGGGTCAAGGCACGCGCCCTGGCGCTGTACCAGACGGCCATCTACGGCGGCCTGGCGCTGGGTTCCTATCTCTGGGGCCACCTGGCGGAGAGCATGGGCGTGAAGGGCGCGCTGTTCAGCGCGGGCGTACTGATGATCGCCTGCGCCTTCCTGCTCTACCCGCGCCGCCTGCCTGAGCTGGACGCCTCCAGCATCGCCCACGCCGACAGCCCACAACCGGGCCAACCCGGTTTCGCCTTCAATCCGGACCGGGGCTCGGTGCTGGTGACCATCGAATACCGCATCCCCCAGGAGCGCACCCGTGACTTCGTGCGGGCCAGCCGCCCATTACGCCGTCTGCGGCTGCGCAACGGCGCCGACCGCTGGGCGCTGTACCGCGACGCCGGCGATCCGGAGCTGTGGCAGGAAACCATGGTGGTGGAGAACTGGTTGCAGCACTTGCGGATGCTCGATCGCCTGACCATCGCCGACAAGGCGATCATCGACAACCTGACCATGCTGCACGAAGGCGACGGCCCACCCCGCGTGCGCCACGGGGTGAGTTATGAGTCGGGTAGCTACGAACCGGCGCAGCCGTAG
- the cysK gene encoding cysteine synthase A: MSRIFADNSQAIGNTPLVRINHLGPRGVTILAKIEGRNPAYSVKCRIGASMIWDAEASGRLKPGMTLVEPTSGNTGIGLAFVAAARGYKLILTMPASMSLERRKVLKALGAELVLTEPAKGMKGAIEKANELVAANPEQFLLLQQFENPANPAIHEKTTGPEIWNDTDGAVDVLVAGVGTGGTITGVSRYIKQTCGKPILSVAVEPVSSPVISQTLAGEDVKPSPHKIQGIGAGFVPKNLDLTLVDRVEQTTDDEAKALALRLMREEGILCGISSGAAMAVAVRLAERPDMQGKTIVVILPDSGERYLSSMLFDGLFTEQELQQ; the protein is encoded by the coding sequence ATGAGCCGCATCTTCGCAGACAACTCGCAAGCCATCGGCAACACGCCCCTGGTGCGCATCAACCACCTGGGGCCGCGCGGTGTGACCATCCTCGCCAAGATCGAGGGTCGCAACCCGGCCTATTCGGTGAAGTGCCGCATCGGCGCCAGCATGATCTGGGATGCGGAAGCCTCCGGCCGCCTCAAGCCGGGCATGACCCTGGTGGAACCCACCTCCGGCAACACCGGCATCGGCCTGGCCTTCGTCGCCGCGGCCCGTGGCTACAAGTTGATCCTCACCATGCCCGCTTCCATGAGCCTGGAGCGTCGCAAGGTGCTGAAGGCCCTGGGTGCCGAGCTGGTGCTGACCGAGCCGGCCAAGGGCATGAAGGGCGCCATCGAGAAGGCCAACGAGCTGGTGGCCGCCAACCCCGAGCAATTCCTGCTGCTGCAACAGTTCGAGAACCCGGCCAACCCGGCGATCCACGAGAAGACCACCGGCCCGGAAATCTGGAACGACACCGACGGGGCCGTGGATGTGCTGGTGGCTGGCGTCGGCACCGGCGGCACCATCACCGGCGTGTCCCGCTACATCAAGCAGACCTGCGGCAAGCCGATCCTCTCGGTGGCGGTGGAGCCGGTTTCGTCCCCGGTCATCAGCCAGACCCTGGCCGGCGAAGACGTAAAACCCAGCCCGCACAAGATCCAGGGCATCGGCGCCGGTTTCGTGCCGAAGAACCTCGACCTGACCCTGGTCGACCGCGTCGAGCAGACCACCGACGACGAGGCCAAGGCCCTGGCCCTGCGCCTGATGCGTGAGGAAGGCATCCTCTGCGGTATTTCTTCCGGTGCCGCCATGGCGGTGGCCGTGCGTCTGGCCGAACGTCCGGACATGCAGGGCAAGACCATCGTGGTGATCCTGCCGGACTCGGGTGAGCGCTATCTCTCCAGCATGCTGTTCGATGGGCTTTTCACCGAGCAGGAGCTGCAACAGTAG